The DNA region TATATTCCAGGCCATTAAGATACCGAAACCAGACGGTGCGCCTATCGGACAGGTCTCCCTATACATTTCTTGTTGGCCAGGAAAAGGGCGTAGACGTTAGACTGGCACTTGACGTTGTGAGACTGGCTCGGAAAAATCTCTATGACATATGCGTAATATTTAGTCAGGATCAGGACTTAACGGAAGCCGTGGATGAAGTTAAACGGATAGCAGCCGAAACTGACAGATGGATTAAGGTCATATGCGCCTTTCCATACAGCCCTGCATCTAAGAATAAACGGGGGATTGATAAAACAGACTGGGTAAAGATAAATCGAACCGCATACGACCAGTG from Syntrophorhabdaceae bacterium includes:
- a CDS encoding NYN domain-containing protein, which gives rise to MMPLQPSVLRTISFIDGQNLFYAVKEAFGYSFPNYDPLLLSKAVCNQLNCTLHDVYFYTGVPDPQDDAFWNHFWAAKLAQMGRTGVKVYSRPLRYRNQTVRLSDRSPYTFLVGQEKGVDVRLALDVVRLARKNLYDICVIFSQDQDLTEAVDEVKRIAAETDRWIKVICAFPYSPASKNKRGIDKTDWVKINRTAYDQCIDRRDYRPKTA